One part of the Myxococcales bacterium genome encodes these proteins:
- a CDS encoding DUF1592 domain-containing protein, with the protein MKRLGRLESIATAVLLFAACTGSPGGGDEGDGDEDGPGGQGGSGGTNGGGSGNGPPEPLPTPPAANSLERNPIEPLSCNKSLFEDPESSPLERLTREQYLNTMRDLFAGLVDAGSLPKKTDIPDPPREGSFSNNVFAQLGSESETNAWEAAAFKISTEAVKDLPKLMGCNPDGNTGCVDTFIDDFGMRAWRRPLSGGEKDALKGLYQEARASLDVKGSVATVLGAMLSSPQFLFRVQEGAGDVEEGQKKRLSGYEMASRLSYFLWNSMPDAELFAAAKDGKLSSEAQVEAAARRMLEDDRSKDTIRLLQKEWLHLERLEVRSTASQKSDEVYPSFNEKTEVALREGLQAYLDHTFWDGDHSLKNFYTSTKGWVNDDSADIYGVGKPGSGNLTEVDLDASKRKGFLTQPQVMSGYGSQVAQSAILRGAFIMESVLCAPSQPPPMNVVREFIEVPDRNAVTLRQVVEMTVEQGTCAGCHKVIDGFGFLFENYDGIGAYQTKERDLDIDASNEVVATLDLNGKYKNGIEFTEALSKSEQAADCAVRQFYTFAVGRPQLENDGCFIAPLADEFIKGGTNMKDLLVNIAKSQAYRYRSAAK; encoded by the coding sequence ATGAAACGCTTAGGACGTCTCGAATCCATTGCTACGGCTGTCTTGTTGTTTGCTGCCTGTACGGGTTCACCTGGAGGAGGGGATGAGGGGGACGGTGACGAGGATGGCCCCGGAGGCCAAGGTGGATCGGGCGGAACGAACGGCGGGGGATCCGGAAACGGCCCTCCCGAACCTCTTCCGACCCCGCCCGCCGCGAACTCGCTCGAGCGCAACCCGATCGAACCGCTCTCGTGCAATAAGTCGCTCTTCGAGGACCCCGAGTCGTCCCCTCTCGAGCGGCTGACCCGCGAGCAGTACCTCAACACGATGCGGGATTTGTTCGCGGGCCTCGTGGACGCAGGCAGCCTCCCGAAGAAGACAGACATTCCGGACCCGCCCCGAGAAGGAAGCTTCTCAAACAACGTGTTTGCGCAGCTGGGCTCGGAATCTGAAACGAATGCTTGGGAAGCCGCGGCGTTCAAGATTTCGACGGAGGCCGTGAAGGACCTGCCCAAGCTGATGGGGTGTAACCCGGACGGCAACACCGGCTGCGTCGATACGTTCATCGACGATTTCGGTATGCGCGCCTGGCGTCGTCCGCTCTCGGGCGGAGAGAAAGACGCCCTCAAGGGTCTTTACCAAGAGGCGCGCGCCTCCCTCGATGTAAAGGGTTCCGTGGCCACGGTGCTCGGCGCGATGCTCAGTTCGCCGCAGTTCCTGTTCCGCGTGCAAGAGGGTGCGGGTGACGTGGAAGAGGGGCAGAAAAAGCGCCTTTCGGGATACGAGATGGCGTCGCGCCTTTCTTACTTTCTCTGGAACTCCATGCCCGACGCGGAACTGTTCGCTGCAGCCAAGGACGGGAAGCTTTCGAGTGAGGCCCAGGTGGAGGCTGCAGCTCGACGGATGCTCGAAGACGACCGATCTAAGGATACGATTCGCCTTCTTCAGAAGGAATGGCTTCACCTCGAACGCCTCGAGGTTCGGTCGACGGCCAGCCAGAAGAGCGACGAGGTCTACCCAAGCTTTAACGAAAAAACGGAGGTGGCTCTCCGGGAAGGTCTGCAGGCGTACCTGGATCACACCTTCTGGGACGGGGACCACTCGCTGAAAAACTTCTACACGTCGACCAAGGGATGGGTTAACGACGATTCCGCTGACATCTACGGCGTCGGGAAACCCGGTTCGGGCAACCTGACGGAGGTTGACCTCGACGCCAGCAAGAGGAAGGGCTTCCTGACCCAGCCGCAGGTGATGTCCGGATACGGCAGCCAGGTGGCTCAGTCGGCGATCTTGCGAGGTGCGTTCATCATGGAGTCGGTGCTCTGTGCGCCGTCGCAACCTCCTCCGATGAACGTGGTGAGAGAGTTCATCGAGGTCCCAGACCGGAACGCGGTCACGTTGCGGCAGGTGGTGGAAATGACGGTTGAGCAAGGGACCTGCGCAGGGTGCCACAAGGTGATTGACGGGTTCGGGTTCCTCTTCGAAAACTACGACGGCATTGGCGCGTACCAGACGAAAGAGCGTGACCTCGACATCGACGCCAGCAACGAGGTGGTTGCAACCCTCGACTTGAACGGGAAATACAAAAACGGGATCGAGTTCACGGAGGCTCTCTCCAAGAGCGAGCAAGCCGCTGACTGCGCGGTTCGGCAGTTTTACACCTTCGCCGTGGGGCGGCCCCAGCTGGAAAATGACGGCTGCTTCATCGCCCCGCTCGCCGACGAGTTCATAAAAGGCGGCACGAACATGAAGGACCTCCTGGTGAACATCGCGAAGAGTCAGGCATACCGCTACCGCAGCGCTGCCAAGTGA
- a CDS encoding DUF1552 domain-containing protein — MKDNRFSRRNLLKAAGLGSTAAALLPELSNPAYADGAVPKMFLMFYSYHGTVKSRWGTGNGGLTLGSFLKPLEPYKNDIVLVSSLHMKSADLFPGDGNAAHIQGQVHSLTSAKHTKASANATPIAGGPSIDQEILSLLIAKNGGNPLTPVDSLQLAISDSGPGSDQMMGRAGYRRRAGAIVPFSPVYDPLFAHQRIFPPGMGGNPSEATQRKLMAKFSKGQFNEVSNKIKDLYGSSSQTRFQAHADYMSALEKSLAAVPGGTDAPPDVTVAASACESGKAVTYTNKTPDAKGWLSTLSDTMPKLAHLALSCGRTRFVTINIEATVDPDTGLHDKIHNNALNAEPFYVRTAEQVAKTLKLLKETPTADGKNMLYHTVFLWAGELGNGQSHKWDDVNWIVGGQAGGALQTGRFVEANGKTTADLFVSVGKLMDSGMTTFGDSRAFTGPIAAIKA, encoded by the coding sequence ATGAAAGACAATCGTTTCTCGCGACGGAACCTCCTGAAAGCGGCAGGGCTCGGCTCTACGGCAGCCGCTTTGCTCCCGGAACTCAGCAACCCGGCCTACGCGGACGGTGCGGTTCCGAAGATGTTCCTGATGTTCTACAGCTACCACGGCACCGTCAAAAGTCGGTGGGGTACTGGGAACGGAGGGCTGACTCTGGGCTCGTTTCTCAAGCCTCTGGAGCCCTACAAAAACGACATCGTGTTGGTCTCGAGCCTGCACATGAAGTCGGCTGACCTCTTCCCGGGTGACGGCAATGCCGCTCACATCCAGGGTCAGGTGCACTCGTTGACGAGTGCAAAGCACACGAAGGCATCGGCGAACGCAACGCCGATAGCGGGAGGCCCCTCTATCGACCAGGAGATCCTGAGCCTCCTCATCGCCAAAAACGGAGGCAACCCGCTAACGCCCGTGGATTCGCTGCAGCTTGCCATCTCCGACTCGGGTCCGGGCTCTGACCAGATGATGGGTCGGGCCGGTTATCGTAGGCGAGCAGGGGCAATCGTGCCGTTCTCTCCCGTCTATGACCCGCTCTTCGCACACCAACGCATTTTTCCGCCAGGTATGGGGGGGAATCCTAGCGAGGCCACGCAGCGGAAGCTGATGGCGAAGTTCTCGAAGGGCCAGTTCAACGAGGTGTCGAACAAAATCAAAGATCTTTACGGATCGAGCTCCCAGACACGGTTCCAGGCACACGCTGACTACATGTCGGCACTCGAGAAGAGCTTGGCTGCCGTACCGGGAGGCACGGATGCGCCCCCGGACGTCACCGTCGCGGCCTCAGCTTGTGAATCTGGTAAGGCAGTCACCTACACCAACAAGACGCCTGACGCCAAGGGCTGGTTGAGTACTCTGTCCGACACGATGCCCAAGCTGGCACACCTGGCGTTGTCGTGCGGGCGCACGCGCTTCGTGACCATCAACATCGAGGCCACCGTTGACCCCGACACGGGGCTTCACGACAAGATCCACAACAATGCCTTGAACGCCGAGCCGTTCTACGTACGCACCGCGGAGCAGGTGGCCAAAACGCTCAAGCTTCTCAAGGAGACGCCCACGGCTGATGGCAAGAACATGCTGTACCACACGGTGTTCCTGTGGGCCGGCGAGCTTGGGAACGGCCAGTCTCACAAGTGGGACGACGTCAACTGGATCGTGGGTGGACAGGCCGGGGGTGCTTTGCAGACGGGTCGGTTTGTCGAAGCCAACGGCAAAACCACCGCGGACCTCTTCGTGTCCGTTGGCAAGCTGATGGACTCGGGCATGACGACCTTCGGTGACTCGAGGGCCTTTACGGGCCCCATCGCCGCCATCAAGGCCTGA
- a CDS encoding DUF4112 domain-containing protein produces MGETGQGRGPIGSGGGEPNAEAEIAKVVTLARWLDDRFLDPLLGLVLPGVGDAAGALVGLYAVRVAARLRLPRVVIARMLLNLAVDALLGSVPVVGELFDFVHKAHSRNADLLLRRGQSRAARPSDTLVLVGAALLFLGALLLPLVLVAGLLAALF; encoded by the coding sequence ATGGGTGAGACAGGCCAGGGACGGGGCCCGATCGGTTCGGGCGGGGGCGAGCCGAACGCAGAGGCTGAGATTGCGAAGGTGGTTACGCTTGCGCGCTGGTTGGACGATCGTTTCCTGGACCCGCTCTTGGGTTTGGTGCTGCCGGGGGTGGGCGACGCGGCCGGGGCCCTGGTGGGCCTTTACGCGGTGCGGGTGGCAGCCAGGCTTCGTTTGCCGCGGGTGGTGATCGCGCGCATGTTGCTCAATCTTGCTGTTGACGCGCTGCTCGGGAGCGTGCCCGTCGTGGGAGAGCTCTTTGATTTCGTGCACAAGGCCCACAGCCGCAATGCCGACCTGCTTTTGAGGCGCGGGCAGAGCCGGGCGGCAAGGCCTAGCGACACGTTGGTCTTGGTCGGCGCGGCGCTGCTGTTCCTGGGCGCGTTGCTCCTGCCCCTGGTGCTGGTCGCCGGGCTGCTCGCGGCCCTGTTCTAG
- a CDS encoding efflux RND transporter periplasmic adaptor subunit codes for MRYVVAVGVLLVLITGLAGIKYRQISTLIQFGEAAQQAGPPPEAVGTAVAGKNAWQGALSAVGSVAAARGVTIANEVPGVVKAIRFESGARVKPGQVLVELDSSVEQAQLAAAQARLELATASAARTRKLVEGGAATQAQRESEDAQLNTAAADVAALRAQIAKKTVRAPFGGRLGIRQVNLGQYLTPGTSLTVLESLGSVYVDFTLPQQQAGDVEVGAVVNVTVAGAAPGEAPLSGKIAAIDPNLDDRTRSLRLRASLDNAQERLQPGMFVNVSVVMPDREPVVTVPATAIVHAPYGDSLFVVEDKKDDKGVAVKGPDGNPVKVARQQFVRVGSARGDFVAIEDGLTGGEVVVSLGAFKLHNGVPIVVNNDVKLDPSTSPRPANR; via the coding sequence ATGCGGTACGTCGTCGCGGTGGGGGTGCTCCTGGTCCTCATCACCGGCCTGGCCGGGATCAAATACAGGCAGATCTCCACCCTCATTCAATTCGGGGAGGCGGCTCAACAAGCCGGTCCACCTCCTGAAGCCGTGGGTACGGCTGTCGCGGGGAAAAACGCCTGGCAGGGCGCTCTTTCGGCGGTGGGCAGCGTGGCTGCGGCTCGGGGCGTGACCATCGCCAACGAAGTGCCGGGGGTGGTCAAGGCAATCCGCTTCGAGTCGGGCGCGCGGGTCAAGCCGGGGCAGGTGCTGGTCGAGCTGGATAGCAGCGTCGAGCAGGCTCAGCTGGCGGCGGCCCAGGCGCGCCTGGAGCTGGCCACGGCGTCTGCGGCGCGTACACGGAAGCTGGTCGAGGGCGGCGCCGCCACGCAGGCGCAGCGTGAGTCCGAAGACGCGCAGCTGAACACCGCCGCCGCGGACGTGGCGGCGCTCAGGGCACAGATTGCGAAGAAGACGGTGCGGGCGCCCTTCGGGGGCCGCTTGGGCATTCGGCAGGTGAACCTGGGCCAGTACCTGACGCCTGGAACGTCACTCACCGTGCTCGAGTCCTTGGGCTCGGTCTACGTCGATTTCACCTTGCCTCAGCAACAGGCCGGGGACGTGGAGGTGGGGGCCGTGGTGAACGTGACGGTTGCGGGTGCCGCGCCCGGAGAGGCCCCGCTGAGCGGGAAAATCGCGGCGATTGATCCCAACCTCGACGACCGCACGCGCAGCTTGCGCCTGCGCGCCTCCCTGGACAACGCACAGGAGCGGCTACAACCCGGCATGTTCGTGAACGTCTCCGTGGTGATGCCCGATCGGGAGCCGGTGGTCACCGTGCCTGCCACGGCCATCGTGCACGCGCCCTACGGAGACTCGCTCTTCGTGGTGGAGGATAAAAAAGACGACAAGGGTGTGGCCGTGAAGGGGCCTGACGGCAACCCCGTCAAGGTGGCGCGGCAGCAGTTCGTGCGGGTGGGAAGTGCCCGGGGAGACTTCGTGGCGATCGAGGATGGCCTTACGGGCGGAGAAGTGGTGGTGTCGCTGGGCGCGTTCAAGCTTCACAACGGGGTGCCCATCGTGGTGAACAACGACGTCAAGCTCGACCCGTCGACGAGCCCGCGCCCCGCAAACCGGTGA
- a CDS encoding efflux RND transporter permease subunit — MRFTDIFVRRPVLAVVVNLVIVIAGLQAIRTLNVRQYPKLESATITVRTPYVGASADLVRGFITTPLERSIAAADGIDYIESQSDQGLSTINARLKLNFNAPNALADISARVNQVRGDLPPEAEVPAIALEPSDSVFAAMYLSFSSRVLEQNQVTDYLIRVVQPRLSAIEGVQRADILGGRTFALRAWLKPDRMAALNVSPSQVRQALAANNFLAAVGQTKGTYMQRNLTATTDVSTVDEFKKLVIRQQEGALVRLEDVADVVLGADTYEQDVRFSGEKAVFMGVWVLPTANSLDVIERVRTEMGLLQQELPSGLDASIAFDSTKYIQSAITEVRSTLLETVGIVIIVIFLFLGSFRTVLVPLVAIPVSLIGAVFLMQVLGFTLNLLTLLAIVLAVGLVVDDAIVVVENVERNMRAGRTPFQAAIVGARELVGPIVAMTITLAAVYTPIGFQGGLTGALFREFAFTLAGAVFISGVVALTLSPMMASQLLKPKQHSRLSGAIDRGFDGIRKRYGRFLDATLRARPAVYIVWGGLSLLVVPLYLLSPVELAPNEDQGVVFGAVDVPANATLEQLTPFTESVNEVFMSTPEFDHSFQITFPNGGFGGLIVRPWDERERTIFEIQPEVFGKLSMNPGVRAPVFLPPALPSPGTFPVEFVISSTADHEEIVRYAQQLVQAATESGQFAFPPVTDVRLDQAKSEVVLDREKIASMGLSMQQIGNDLSTMLGGNFINRFSLAGRSYKVIAQVERAGRLTPAQLQDIHVTGPNGTLMPLSAVATLKDGVEPRTLNRFQQLNAVKISGVAPRSLDAGLKVLEDAAARTLPPGYRIDYTGESRQLRQESGKFLPAMGLAIVLIFLVLAAQFNSFRDPFVILAGSVPLAMFGALVFTFLKFAGPPGLSFGLTEGWTTTLNIYSQVGLVTLVGLVAKNGILIVEFANVRQSEGFSKLEAVRDAATTRLRPILMTTMATVVGHFPLTLVSGAGAVARNSIGIVLVGGMTIGTIFTLFVVPSVYVLVARDQSKARAAEAARAEEGRAVGLMTSPASGA; from the coding sequence ATGCGCTTCACCGACATTTTCGTTCGTCGTCCGGTCCTGGCGGTCGTCGTCAATCTGGTGATCGTCATCGCCGGGCTGCAGGCCATCCGCACGCTCAACGTGCGGCAGTACCCCAAGCTCGAGAGCGCGACGATCACGGTCCGCACACCCTACGTGGGCGCCAGCGCCGACCTGGTCCGTGGCTTCATCACCACGCCGCTCGAGCGGTCGATCGCTGCCGCCGACGGCATCGACTACATCGAATCGCAGAGCGACCAGGGGCTCTCGACGATTAATGCCCGACTCAAGCTCAACTTCAATGCTCCGAACGCGCTGGCCGACATCAGCGCGCGCGTGAACCAGGTGCGGGGTGATCTGCCGCCCGAGGCCGAGGTGCCGGCCATCGCGCTCGAGCCGTCTGACTCTGTCTTTGCGGCCATGTACTTGAGCTTCAGCTCACGGGTGCTTGAGCAGAACCAGGTGACGGATTACCTCATCCGCGTCGTTCAGCCGCGCCTTTCGGCCATCGAAGGGGTGCAGAGGGCGGACATCCTGGGTGGCCGCACGTTCGCGCTGCGCGCCTGGCTCAAGCCAGACCGCATGGCCGCCTTGAACGTCAGCCCGTCGCAAGTACGCCAAGCTCTGGCCGCCAACAACTTTCTCGCGGCGGTGGGGCAGACCAAGGGCACGTACATGCAACGGAATCTCACGGCCACCACCGATGTCAGCACCGTGGACGAGTTCAAGAAGCTGGTCATCCGCCAACAAGAGGGAGCCCTGGTGCGGCTGGAAGACGTTGCGGACGTGGTGCTGGGCGCCGACACTTACGAACAGGACGTGCGGTTCTCCGGTGAAAAAGCCGTTTTCATGGGCGTGTGGGTCCTGCCCACGGCCAACTCGCTGGATGTGATCGAGCGTGTGCGCACGGAGATGGGACTGCTGCAGCAGGAGCTGCCCTCGGGGCTCGATGCGAGCATCGCCTTCGATTCCACGAAGTACATCCAGAGCGCGATTACGGAGGTGCGCTCCACGCTGCTCGAGACGGTGGGCATCGTGATCATCGTCATCTTTCTCTTCCTGGGCTCATTCCGGACAGTGCTGGTGCCCCTGGTGGCCATTCCCGTTTCGCTCATCGGCGCCGTGTTTTTGATGCAGGTGCTGGGCTTCACCTTGAACCTGCTGACCCTGCTGGCCATCGTGCTTGCCGTGGGCTTGGTGGTGGACGACGCGATCGTGGTGGTGGAGAACGTGGAGCGGAACATGCGGGCGGGCAGGACGCCCTTTCAGGCCGCTATCGTGGGGGCGCGCGAGCTGGTGGGCCCGATCGTCGCGATGACAATCACCTTGGCCGCGGTTTACACGCCGATCGGATTTCAAGGCGGCCTCACGGGCGCCCTGTTCCGCGAGTTTGCGTTTACCCTGGCCGGTGCTGTCTTCATCTCGGGTGTGGTGGCGCTGACGCTCTCGCCGATGATGGCGTCACAGCTGCTCAAGCCGAAGCAACACTCGCGGTTGAGTGGGGCCATCGACCGCGGCTTCGATGGCATACGCAAGCGCTATGGCCGGTTCCTGGACGCCACGCTGCGCGCCCGGCCCGCGGTGTACATCGTCTGGGGGGGACTTTCGCTGCTGGTGGTGCCGCTTTACCTGTTGTCTCCCGTCGAGCTTGCGCCCAACGAGGACCAGGGGGTGGTGTTTGGCGCCGTGGACGTGCCAGCCAACGCGACCTTGGAGCAGTTGACCCCGTTTACCGAGTCCGTGAACGAAGTGTTCATGTCGACGCCGGAGTTCGACCACAGCTTTCAGATCACCTTCCCGAACGGCGGCTTCGGCGGCCTCATCGTACGCCCCTGGGATGAGCGAGAGCGCACCATTTTCGAGATCCAGCCCGAGGTGTTCGGCAAGCTGTCGATGAACCCGGGTGTGCGGGCGCCTGTGTTTCTGCCTCCCGCGTTGCCGAGCCCAGGGACCTTCCCGGTGGAGTTCGTCATCTCGTCGACGGCGGACCACGAAGAGATCGTGCGCTATGCCCAGCAATTGGTGCAAGCGGCCACCGAGAGCGGGCAGTTTGCGTTCCCACCGGTGACCGACGTGCGCCTCGACCAGGCGAAGTCCGAGGTGGTGCTCGATCGTGAAAAGATCGCCTCGATGGGCCTCAGCATGCAGCAGATTGGCAACGACCTTTCCACGATGCTGGGGGGCAACTTCATCAACCGGTTCAGCCTTGCGGGCCGGAGCTACAAGGTCATTGCCCAGGTGGAGCGTGCGGGCCGGCTCACGCCCGCGCAACTGCAAGACATCCACGTGACCGGGCCGAACGGCACGTTGATGCCGCTGTCCGCTGTGGCCACTCTGAAGGACGGCGTGGAGCCCCGAACGCTCAATCGCTTTCAGCAGCTCAATGCCGTGAAGATCTCCGGCGTGGCGCCGCGCTCGCTCGATGCAGGACTCAAGGTGCTGGAGGACGCCGCCGCCCGGACACTCCCGCCGGGATACCGGATAGATTACACGGGCGAATCGCGGCAGCTGCGGCAGGAAAGCGGGAAGTTCCTGCCGGCCATGGGGCTGGCGATCGTGCTCATCTTCTTGGTGCTGGCGGCTCAGTTCAACTCGTTCCGGGACCCTTTCGTGATCTTGGCGGGCTCGGTGCCTTTGGCGATGTTTGGCGCCCTGGTGTTCACCTTCCTCAAGTTTGCCGGGCCACCGGGGTTGTCCTTCGGTCTCACGGAGGGCTGGACCACCACGCTCAACATCTACTCTCAGGTGGGCCTGGTAACGCTGGTGGGCCTCGTGGCGAAGAACGGCATCCTCATCGTGGAGTTTGCCAACGTGAGACAGTCGGAGGGCTTCAGCAAGCTCGAGGCCGTGCGTGACGCCGCCACCACGCGCCTCAGGCCCATCTTGATGACCACGATGGCCACGGTGGTGGGTCACTTTCCCCTCACGCTGGTGAGCGGGGCCGGGGCCGTGGCCCGTAACTCGATCGGCATCGTGCTGGTGGGTGGCATGACGATCGGAACGATCTTTACGCTCTTCGTGGTTCCCTCCGTATACGTCTTGGTGGCCCGCGATCAATCCAAGGCGCGCGCGGCCGAGGCGGCCCGCGCTGAAGAGGGCCGGGCCGTGGGCCTCATGACGAGCCCTGCATCGGGCGCGTGA
- a CDS encoding DUF4142 domain-containing protein: MTSKRRSLVVPSWLWGALLAVLGLTWSACDDDDDDDDEEDVTTDAGADAAVRDGAVFDAARDSQGGDAMALDDAEVAAVAAAINTGEINAAMVALARAQSTQVRNYAQLMINEHTAAQMRLATVLQTAAITPTPSALSQQVQIGGATVVDQLQITPAASFDTVYLQSQIGAHQFSRNLLMNTLIPAARNPSLKATLEMFFVEVSGHLMAAQQLVDERRPDGGVGDAGADAN; this comes from the coding sequence ATGACAAGCAAACGACGAAGTCTGGTGGTGCCATCGTGGCTCTGGGGCGCGCTTTTAGCCGTTCTGGGTCTAACGTGGTCAGCGTGCGATGATGATGATGACGACGACGACGAGGAGGACGTGACGACAGACGCGGGAGCGGATGCAGCGGTTCGGGACGGAGCGGTCTTCGACGCCGCAAGAGACAGCCAAGGCGGTGATGCCATGGCGCTCGACGATGCGGAGGTCGCGGCCGTAGCTGCGGCCATCAATACGGGCGAGATCAACGCAGCCATGGTGGCGCTGGCCCGCGCGCAAAGCACGCAGGTGCGCAACTATGCCCAGTTGATGATCAATGAGCATACGGCGGCACAGATGCGCCTGGCGACCGTGCTGCAAACGGCGGCGATCACCCCGACGCCGAGTGCACTTAGCCAGCAAGTCCAGATCGGAGGCGCCACGGTGGTCGATCAGCTGCAGATAACCCCTGCGGCTTCCTTCGATACGGTTTACCTGCAAAGTCAGATCGGGGCTCACCAATTCTCTCGCAACCTGTTGATGAATACCTTGATTCCAGCTGCGCGAAATCCATCGCTCAAAGCGACGCTCGAGATGTTCTTCGTGGAGGTGTCGGGGCACCTCATGGCCGCCCAACAGCTGGTGGATGAGCGGCGTCCGGACGGCGGGGTTGGTGACGCGGGGGCCGACGCGAACTGA
- a CDS encoding DUF3618 domain-containing protein — protein sequence MTYEQYVKGNGKDRSSEEIQSDLGEIRDEITHTLDSLSQRLRPGEMLQEALRSFQEGGGGRFTHNLSRAVQENPVPLAMIAAGFGYLIYSDAQQRKTGRSEGEGEYESGGTSTGAQAKDTARRLGNAAKGGVQAAGERMNEAKERLGEASAKAGARVRSARDYGQTLLHDQPLVLAGLGLAIGAAVAGLAPLSRREDETLGKAGRKGRKGAHRSVESR from the coding sequence ATGACCTACGAACAGTATGTGAAAGGGAACGGCAAAGACAGGAGCTCTGAAGAGATCCAGAGCGACCTCGGCGAGATTCGTGACGAGATCACCCACACCCTCGACAGTCTTTCCCAGCGGCTGAGGCCGGGGGAGATGTTGCAAGAGGCGCTCCGTTCGTTTCAGGAGGGAGGTGGTGGCCGCTTCACGCACAACCTGTCGCGCGCCGTGCAGGAAAACCCTGTTCCGCTGGCCATGATCGCAGCGGGATTCGGGTATCTCATCTATTCGGACGCGCAGCAGCGAAAAACGGGACGCAGCGAAGGCGAAGGCGAATACGAAAGCGGTGGCACATCCACGGGCGCCCAGGCCAAGGACACCGCCCGGCGGCTTGGTAACGCCGCGAAGGGTGGCGTGCAGGCTGCTGGGGAGCGGATGAACGAGGCCAAAGAGAGACTCGGCGAGGCGTCCGCGAAGGCCGGGGCCCGCGTACGTTCGGCACGAGACTACGGACAGACGCTGTTGCACGATCAGCCCTTGGTGCTTGCGGGCCTGGGCTTGGCCATCGGCGCAGCCGTGGCCGGACTTGCGCCTCTTTCGCGTCGCGAGGACGAGACCCTGGGGAAAGCGGGGCGAAAGGGACGGAAGGGGGCACACAGAAGCGTCGAGAGCAGGTGA
- a CDS encoding phage holin family protein, with product MATARDDTGETKIGSVRPYESPGNERTEIERNGHSFMGLVRELLRESEALVRAEADLLRTEFSENITQAQRGIGAMITGGAVLFAGLLVLLAAAVFALAQVISIPWAALLVGSAVAIIGGIMIAGGRSRVTAEKLKPHRTIADLKADRDFVKERAS from the coding sequence ATGGCCACTGCAAGAGATGACACTGGTGAGACGAAGATCGGGTCAGTGAGGCCCTACGAGAGCCCTGGAAACGAAAGAACGGAGATTGAGCGCAACGGTCACTCCTTCATGGGTCTGGTGCGGGAACTGCTGCGAGAGTCGGAAGCTCTGGTCAGGGCAGAAGCCGACCTCCTTCGCACGGAGTTCTCTGAGAACATCACGCAAGCCCAACGAGGTATAGGCGCGATGATCACGGGGGGCGCCGTGCTCTTCGCGGGTCTGCTGGTCCTCCTGGCGGCCGCCGTATTCGCCCTGGCTCAAGTGATCTCGATCCCCTGGGCTGCGCTCCTCGTCGGGAGCGCGGTGGCGATCATCGGGGGCATCATGATCGCGGGTGGGCGTTCGAGGGTCACGGCCGAGAAGCTCAAGCCCCACCGGACCATCGCCGACCTCAAGGCAGATCGGGACTTCGTCAAGGAGAGGGCGTCATGA